One window of the Eucalyptus grandis isolate ANBG69807.140 chromosome 6, ASM1654582v1, whole genome shotgun sequence genome contains the following:
- the LOC104450525 gene encoding metal transporter Nramp5: MQVMQDQQVIGDAVPGHGNGGGGGSGSNRIVAIDSEGRSTPPPPPPRATDDNKSVDPHQHHDKEHNDHHQPHQKAGWRKFMSFVGPGFLVSLAYLDPGNMETDLQAGASYGYELLWVVLIGMVFALIIQSLAANLGVSTGKHLAELCKAEYPIAVKYCLWLLAEVAVIAADVPEVIGTAFALNILFHIPLFVGVLLTGCSTLLLLGLQRYGVRKLEMLITLLVFTMAACFFGEMSYVKPPASDVLKGMFVPKLSGQGATGSTVALLGALVMPHNLFLHSALVLSRKVPRSVRGINDACRYFLIETGFALVVAFLINVAMVSVSAAVCSANNLSSSNSDTCNNLTLNNASDLLKNVLGRSSSTIYAIALLASGQSSTITGTYAGQYIMQGFLNLKMKKWKRNLLTRCIAITPSLIVSIIGGSSGAGQLIIIASMILSFELPFALIPLLKFSSSTSKMGPHKNSAIIMVISWILGFGIIAINIYYLSDSFVGWLIHNSLPRVANVFVGIIVFPLMAVYIFAIIYLTFRRDAVITFTEPIKHDPTKSCNIESGLKDADGEEEAEEIPYRKDLADIPLPE, translated from the exons atGCAAGTGATGCAGGACCAGCAGGTGATCGGTGATGCAGTTCCGGGTCACGGCaacggtggtggcggtggcagtggcagcaacCGCATAGTGGCCATCGACTCGGAGGGGAGGAGCaccccgccgcctccgccacctCGTGCGACCGACGACAACAAAAGCGTGGATCCTCATCAGCATCATGACAAGGAGCACAACGACCATCATCAGCCCCACCAG AAAGCCGGATGGAGAAAATTCATGTCATTCGTGGGCCCTGGCTTCCTCGTCTCCCTGGCTTACCTCGACCCCGGAAACA TGGAAACAGATCTTCAAGCTGGGGCCTCCTATGGATATGAG CTTCTGTGGGTGGTACTAATTGGGATGGTGTTTGCTCTAATCATCCAGTCGCTGGCTGCAAATCTGGGTGTGAGCACTG GGAAACACTTAGCAGAGCTATGTAAGGCTGAGTATCCCATAGCGGTGAAGTATTGCCTCTGGCTGCTCGCTGAAGTTGCTGTGATTGCTGCGGACGTACCTGAAG TAATTGGGACAGCCTTTGCATTGAATATTCTGTTCCACATACCACTGTTCGTTGGGGTACTGCTCACTGGCTGTAGTACACTCCTGCTTCTTGGCCTACAAAGATATGGG GTAAGGAAGCTGGAAATGCTGATAACATTGCTGGTGTTCACAATGGCAGCATGTTTCTTTGGGGAAATGAGTTATGTGAAGCCTCCCGCATCCGATGTCCTGAAGGGCATGTTTGTCCCTAAGCTTAGCGGTCAAGGAGCCACTGGCAGTACCGTTGCTCTCTTGGGCGCCCTCGTCATGCC TCACAACCTATTTCTCCACTCTGCATTGGTGTTGTCCAGGAAAGTACCGAGATCTGTCCGTGGCATCAAT GATGCCTGCAGATATTTCCTTATAGAAACCGGTTTCGCGTTGGTAGTAGCCTTTCTGATAAACGTTGCAATGGTCTCGGTCTCGGCTGCCGTTTGCTCAGCCAACAATCTCTCCAGTAGCAATAGTGACACGTGCAATAATCTCACACTGAACAATGCGTCGGATCTCTTAAAG AATGTGTTGGGAAGATCAAGCTCGACCATATACGCCATCGCACTGCTGGCGTCCGGCCAGAGTTCCACCATCACAGGCACCTATGCAGGGCAATACATAATGCAG GGATTTCTGAACCTAAAGATGAAGAAGTGGAAAAGGAATTTGTTGACAAGGTGCATCGCCATCACACCTAGTCTTATTGTCTCAATAATAGGCGGATCTTCTGGTGCAGGGCAACTCATTATCATTGCATCG atgattctttcttttgaacTTCCGTTCGCTCTCATCCCTCTCCTCAAGTTTAGTAGCAGCACCAGCAAGATGGGACCACACAAGAACTCCGCCATT ATAATGGTCATCTCATGGATTCTTGGCTTCGGAATAATCGCCATCAACATATATTACTTGAGCGACAGTTTTGTGGGTTGGCTGATTCACAACAGCCTACCGAGAGTGGCGAACGTATTTGTCGGGATTATTGTTTTTCCCTTAATGGCGGTCTATATCTTCGCTATAATCTATCTAACCTTCCGGAGGGATGCCGTCATAACTTTCACAGAGCCGATCAAGCATGACCCGACGAAATCATGCAACATAGAGAGCGGGTTGAAGGATGCTGATGGGGAAGAGGAGGCAGAAGAAATCCCATACAGAAAAGATTTGGCCGATATCCCCCTGCCTGAATAG